A single window of Pleomorphomonas sp. T1.2MG-36 DNA harbors:
- a CDS encoding heavy-metal-associated domain-containing protein translates to MYQFTIPNMACGGCARSVTKALQGVDAEAKVEADLAAHTISVESPASEAALRAALTAAGYPAS, encoded by the coding sequence ATGTACCAGTTCACCATTCCCAACATGGCCTGCGGCGGCTGCGCCCGCTCGGTCACCAAGGCGCTTCAGGGCGTCGATGCCGAGGCCAAGGTCGAGGCGGATCTTGCCGCCCACACGATCAGCGTCGAAAGCCCGGCCAGCGAAGCCGCCCTGCGCGCCGCCCTCACCGCCGCCGGCTATCCGGCCAGCTG